CAACTCTACCGCGGGGATGCTGCGGGCCAGCACCTTTTGGCGCGACAGGCGCCAGGCGCCCAGGCCCAGAAACAGGGTCAGGATGACCGGCAGCTCTTCGGGCAGGATGGCCATGGCCAGGGTCAACCCGGCCAGCAGCCCGCCCAGCCAGTCGCCGCGCAGCAGCCCATAGGCCAGGGCCAGCGCGGTGGCCAGGGCCAGCCCTACCAGGGCCACGGCTTTCACGACGCGCTTGGTTTCGCCCTGGATGGGGGTGACTTCCGCGGCAATGCCTTGCAGCGATTGGCCAATGCGGCCCAGCGCGCTGCGCTCGCCGGTGGCCACCACGCGGCCCTGCCCAGTGCCTTGGGTGACGAGGGTGCCGGAGAAGGCCTGCACTGCCGCTGCACCACCCGCCTGCTTTTGTACCGGGACCGATTCGCCGGTGAGCAGCGATTCGTCCAGCGCCAGGTTGGCGGTGTGGGTGAGCTCCAGGTCGGCGGGCACGCGGTCGCCCTCGGCCAGCAGCACGGTGTCGCCACACACCAGATCACGGGCGGAAATCTTCAGGGTCTGGCCGCCGCGCAGCACCTGCGCCAGTGGGCTGGACAGATCGCGCAGGGCTTCCAGCGAACGCTCGGTGCGGCGCTGCTGCACGAAGGTGATGCCCATCACCACCAACACAAAGCCCAGCAACATCAGCGCCTCTTGCCGGTCGCCCAGCACCAGGTAGAGCGCGCCGCAGGCCACCAGCAGCAAAAACATGGGCTCGGCCACCACGTCGCCCACCAGCCGCAGCACGCTGCGCGGCTGGGATACGGGCAGGGCGTTGGGGCCGTCGTGCGCCAGGCGCTGCTGCGCTTCGGCGGGGCTCAGGCCACCAGGGGCATCCATGCCGGGGTCGGCTTATTTCACCAGCACCACCGGCTGCTCTGCCGCCGCCAGCACGCGCTGCGCCACCGAGCCGATCAGCAGGTCGGCAATGGCGCCGCGGCCTTTGGAGCCCAGCGCGACCAGGTCGTACTTGCCCTTCTTGGCGCACTCCAGAATTTCTTTGGCCACGTGGCCAGTGCGTTCCACCATGTCGTGCTGGATGCCTGCGGCGTCGAGCAGTTTGCGGGCGGGTTTGAGCTCTTTTTCGCTGATTTCGCGCAGGTAGTCGGCCACGACTTCGTTGCCCACAAAGGCCTTGGCATGGCCGAGTCCGGTGTCGTCGTGCACGCTGAGCAGGGTGATGCTGTGCTTGCCCGGCTGCAACTGCGCCACCAGCTTGGCCGCGTACTTGACGGCATGCAGGGCAAACTTCGAACCGTCTACGGCAACAAGGATTTTCATCAAAGGCTCCTGTGGAAATGATGCGGACCCGACAGTGTGGCGCATCTGCGCCGGGTAGCGTTGATACATGTCAAGCAGGGGATTCGCAGCGGCCATGGCGTGTGGGTGACGGACGCGGTACTACCCCAAAGACTTGAGCGCCCACCCCGCCAGTGCGCACACCACGATCACCGGGACCACCCCCACCTTATAGCGGATCAAGGCCACGCCCGCGGCCAGTGCCAGCAGCAAGGCTGCCCAGTCCGGGTTTGAAGGAAAAGTGCCGCCAGCGCTTGTCGGATAGGCGATATGAGCTATAAAAAACAGAGCAAGACTGGCAATCACGCCCACCACGGCGGCGGTGATGGCGGTGAGCGGGGCGGTGAAGTGCAGCTTGCCGTGCGTGCTCTCCACCAGCGGGCCCCCGGCCAGGATGAAGATGAACGACGGCAAAAAGGTAAACCAGGTGACCACCGTGGCGGCCAGCGCCGCGCCCAGAAACAGCGCGTCCGGCCCCAGCACCGCCTTGCTCCAGCCGCCCACAAAGCCCACAAAGGCCACCACCATGATCAGCGGGCCGGGCGTGGTTTCGCCCAGGGCCAAGCCGTCGATCATCTGGGTGCCGGTAAGCCAGCCAAACTGCGCCACCGCGCCCTGGTACACATAGGGCAGCACGGCGTAGGCGCCGCCAAAGGTCAGCAGGGCGGCCTTGGTGAAAAACCAGCCCATGGCGGCCAGTGTGCCGTGCCAGCCGGTACTGGCGACCAGTGCGGCCATCGGCAGCAGCCACAGCGCCGCGCCCACGGCCAGCACCTGGAGCAGGCGCATTTTGCGAAAGCGCGCGTGGGGCGGGGTGGGGGTGTCGTCGTCGATCAGCGCGGGACCAAAGCCTGCTTTGGCTGCGCCGTGGCCGCCGCTGCCGCTGAACTGGGCCGGTGCGACTTTGGACCCCCACCAGCCGACCAGTGCGGCGCCCAGCACGATGGCCGGAAAGGGCACGGCAAAAAAGTACAATGCTATAAAACTAGTAGCTGCTATCGCCCATAGAACGGGCGCTGTGGCCGGTTTCTTTAATGTTTTACTGCCGATGCGGTGGACCGCCTGCACTACCAGCGCCGCCACCGCAGGCTTGATGCCGTACAACAACCCGGCCACCCAGGGCACGGCGCCAAAGGCCACGTACACCCAGCTCAGGCCGATCAGGATGAACAACGACGGCAGCACAAACAGCGCGCCCGCCGCCACCCCACCCCAGGTGCGGTGCAGCAGCCAGCCGATGTAGGTGGCGAGTTGCTGTGCCTCGGGGCCGGGCAGTAGCATGCAGTAGTTCAGGGCGTGCAAAAAGCGCTGCTCGCTGATCCAATGCTTTTGCTCCACCAGCTCGCGGTGCATGATGGCAATCTGCCCGGCCGGGCCGCCAAAGCTGATGCAGCCCAGCTTGAACCAGAACTTCAGGGCTTCGGTGAAGGAAACAGGCGGCATGCGTGGTACTTTCAAAGTGTCACTGCCCGCAGTGTGCCAGCCTGGCAGCCATTCAGGCCAGTGGCATGCCTTTCAACGCAAACGCCAGCACCAGTAGGCTGGCCGCCGCCATCCACGACCCGGCGATGCGCAGGGCGATCTGCAGCCACTGGCGCTTTGGGCACAGCGCGGTGTAGTAGGCGATGTTGGCCACCAGCGCGGTGGTGCTGATCCAGGTGCCGAGCAAGGTGAGTGGGGCGGCGAGGGCGCTGGGGCCTGCGTCCACACCGGAATCCAGCGCCACGGCGATGGCCGCCACCGCCGCCACGGCAGCGCGCAGCCCCGTCGGCAGCCGGGCCGATGCCGCCACCAGCATGCCGCAGCCCAGCGCCACGGCCACCACCACGGTCTGGCTGGACGGGGGCATCGCGATGCGCGTGGTCAGCAGCAGGGCGGCGGCGCAGCCGGTGGCAAATGCCAGCATGGGGGCTTTCAGCCGCAGGGGCGGGTGCTGGCCCAGCCAGATCCCTAGACCCAGCAGCACCAGCATGTGTGGCAAAGTCAGCAGCGGATGCAGCAGCCCGGCGTAAAAGCTGTTCATGCCCGCTACCGCGCTGTGGGCGTGCGCCAGGCCGGGCAGCGCCAGCCCCAGCAGCGTCCAGGCTTGGGGCCGCCTCACAAGATGCCGAATAAAAACGCGAAGCCGGTGGCCGCAATCACCCCACCCGTGGCCCGCACCACCATCCGGCCCCAGCGCCAGCGGACCAGCAGTCCCACCGCGATGCCCGCCAGGTGCAACAGCCCGGTGGCCAGCACGAAGCCCACCGCGTAGGTGATGGCATTGGCCGCGTGCGGCAGCTCGGTGCCGTGGGCATAGCCGTGGAACACCGCAAAAATCGCCACCAGCAGGCTGGCCACCCACAGCGGTGGCCGGGCCGCGGTGAGCACCATGCCGCCCAGCACGATGCCCGATACAGCGATGCCGGTTTCCACCCCCGGCAGCGGCACGCCCAGCACGCCCAGGGCCCCACCCAGCGCCATCACCAGCGGAAAGACCACCGGCAGCAGCCACATGGCCGGGGCCCCCAAAAATGCCCCCCAGATGCCCACCGCCACCATGGCCGCAATGTGGTCCAGGCCGTTTAAGGGGTGGACAAAGCCGCTGATGAAACCACCCACCGCACCGGTTTCCGAGTGCGCTTGGGCCAGGCAGGGAGCGGCCAGCGCCAGCGCCAACAGCAGGGTTTTGTATCCTGCGGAGCGTGTGCGTGGGGAGCGGGTGTGCATAGAGCGACTCCTGTGTTGGAAATGGATGGCCTGTACGATTTACGCGGCAAAACGTCGGCTGGATTCAGCAGTAGCGTGAAATGCCAGCGATGTTACAAAAAGGCGATTTGCTATAAATATAGTAGCAGTAAATGCCCTCTGCTTGAGCGGCAGCTGCCTTTTTTGCTTCATTTTTGTGGCATTTCCGTAACGCGGTGGTAACTCGTGGCATGTAATGCGCCGAGTTCTCTACAATCGCGCCATTCGAGTCTCCATTCGACCCCCACACAGTTTCCCAACCATGCCCCGTTGCTTCCCAGAACAACACCAACACCGTCGCACGGCAGGCATGCACAGCGTCGCCCCCGCCCAAGGGCCATGGCGCGCAGACCCGGTTTTAACCTTCGGAGCTTTCCTATGTCTGCACTCTTCAGCCCGACCGCCCTGGTCGTACCCTTTGAACAACTGAGAATGGACGACGTCGAGTCGGTGGGTGGCAAAAACGCCAGCCTCGGCGAGATGATTTCACAGCTGCCCACGGGCGTGCGCGTGCCCACCGGCTTTGCCACCACGGCCCACGCGTTCCGCGCCTTTCTGGCGCATGACGGCCTGGCCGACAAGATCAGCGCCCGGCTGGCCCGCCTGGACACCGAAGACGTGCGTGCCCTGGCCGTGGCCGGTGCCGAGATCCGCGGCATGGTCGAAGCCCAGCCTTTCCCCGCCGATCTGCAGGCCGCCATCACCGAATCTTTCGCTGCCCTGAGCGCAGGCAACCCCGAGGCATCGTTTGCCGTGCGCTCGTCGGCCACCGCCGAAGATTTGCCCGACGCCTCCTTCGCGGGCCAGCAGGAGACCTTCTTGAACGTGGTCGGCATCGAAGCCGTGCTGCACAAGATGAAGGAAGTGTTTGCCAGCCTGTACAACGACCGCGCCATCAGCTACCGCGTGCACAAGGGCTTCGCCCACGACATCGTGGCCCTGAGCGCGGGTGTGCAACGCATGGTGCGCTCCGATCTGGGTGCGGCGGGTGTGATGTTCACCATCGACACCGAGTCCGGCTTTGACCAGGTGGTGTTCATCACCAGCAGCTACGGCCTGGGCGAGACGGTGGTGCAGGGCGCGGTGAACCCCGACGAGTTCTATGTGCACAAGCCCATGCTCAAGGCGGGCAAAAAAGCCGTCATCCGCCGCAACCTCGGCAGCAAGATGGTGCAGATGGAGTTCACCACCCCGGCCGAAAAAGCCGCCACCGG
This sequence is a window from Rhodoferax sp. WC2427. Protein-coding genes within it:
- a CDS encoding universal stress protein, whose translation is MKILVAVDGSKFALHAVKYAAKLVAQLQPGKHSITLLSVHDDTGLGHAKAFVGNEVVADYLREISEKELKPARKLLDAAGIQHDMVERTGHVAKEILECAKKGKYDLVALGSKGRGAIADLLIGSVAQRVLAAAEQPVVLVK
- the chrA gene encoding chromate efflux transporter, which gives rise to MPPVSFTEALKFWFKLGCISFGGPAGQIAIMHRELVEQKHWISEQRFLHALNYCMLLPGPEAQQLATYIGWLLHRTWGGVAAGALFVLPSLFILIGLSWVYVAFGAVPWVAGLLYGIKPAVAALVVQAVHRIGSKTLKKPATAPVLWAIAATSFIALYFFAVPFPAIVLGAALVGWWGSKVAPAQFSGSGGHGAAKAGFGPALIDDDTPTPPHARFRKMRLLQVLAVGAALWLLPMAALVASTGWHGTLAAMGWFFTKAALLTFGGAYAVLPYVYQGAVAQFGWLTGTQMIDGLALGETTPGPLIMVVAFVGFVGGWSKAVLGPDALFLGAALAATVVTWFTFLPSFIFILAGGPLVESTHGKLHFTAPLTAITAAVVGVIASLALFFIAHIAYPTSAGGTFPSNPDWAALLLALAAGVALIRYKVGVVPVIVVCALAGWALKSLG
- a CDS encoding HupE/UreJ family protein, which codes for MRRPQAWTLLGLALPGLAHAHSAVAGMNSFYAGLLHPLLTLPHMLVLLGLGIWLGQHPPLRLKAPMLAFATGCAAALLLTTRIAMPPSSQTVVVAVALGCGMLVAASARLPTGLRAAVAAVAAIAVALDSGVDAGPSALAAPLTLLGTWISTTALVANIAYYTALCPKRQWLQIALRIAGSWMAAASLLVLAFALKGMPLA
- a CDS encoding HupE/UreJ family protein, which translates into the protein MHTRSPRTRSAGYKTLLLALALAAPCLAQAHSETGAVGGFISGFVHPLNGLDHIAAMVAVGIWGAFLGAPAMWLLPVVFPLVMALGGALGVLGVPLPGVETGIAVSGIVLGGMVLTAARPPLWVASLLVAIFAVFHGYAHGTELPHAANAITYAVGFVLATGLLHLAGIAVGLLVRWRWGRMVVRATGGVIAATGFAFLFGIL